Within Spinacia oleracea cultivar Varoflay chromosome 4, BTI_SOV_V1, whole genome shotgun sequence, the genomic segment TGAGGACTTAGCTAAGCATTTGAAAGCTAGTTGATTCAAATTCAGAACTTGCATTTGAGGCTCACCCTGTATCCTTTCCCTTGTGACCCTAAGGTGAATGTCTTCTAGGTTGAAAGAAACCTAAAATTCTCTTTCTAAGGGTATGTTCCCTTTGTTGCTGATGGTTCTTTTGTTGCTGTAACAAAGTAGATATCATAGTTGGTAAGAAACTTTGATGCTATTCTCAGTACATCTAATTTTGTACTCTGTATTATTATTAGGTTTATCTGAACGAGGAAGGGGTCGTGGACGAGGAACGGGTCGTGGACGAGGGAGGGTAGAACCACAACTAAGTGCAAGAAAGGTATGTTCCTCCCCTCTCCATCTTCTTTATATGTCAAATGGGTGTTATTTGTGAGTTAATTTTTATGTGTTTTATAATAGTTAAACTTCGATAACACCGACTTTGATGAGGAGCCTAGTGGAAGTGATTCTGAATATACCGGTCAAAGTGATGAACAGGTAACTTAATTCCAAGCATTACCTTTTTTACTTGTATAGATCTTATGAAgttgttttatttattcttaTTTGGATGCAGCCATCCCCCGAGAAAAAAGAGGTTCCTAAAAGAGCAAAGGTGGTTGCTAATGTGTATAGAGTAAGTGGTCATTTCCTGGTTGAATATCTAGTGAGTTTACAagaatggaaataatttaatttgTGTTATTTAACTCAGGATAATAGTAGCACTAAGGGGGGTATGATGAAGGCGGCTAACACAGTTATTCAAAAACGCTCTCAGGAGATGAATAAAAAGGTAGGACCACTTTGACGACTTTCATTAAATGAATGTCTTAGTGTGAGTGATGTGAAACTGATATTCTTATTTTTGTGTATGCAGCCTCCTAATCAGAACTGTGCTGTTGAGGCCCTTGGAAGAATATTAGGAGGGTTCGATGATAGGAAAAGGAACTTAGTTAATGAGATGGGATTTGCTGGCCTATTTAGTATGATTGATAAAAGGCTGCCGGCAAACCTAACCTATTGGCTATGTACAAGGGTAGATGTGGCTCTCAAGTCTTTTATGTCTCCAGACGGGGTCCAGTTTCCTCTAAACCCCATTCAAGTCCATTGGGTTCTCGGGATTCCAATGGGACCGAGACCGGTCCCAACTACAACTGTCGATGAGAATCTTGAAAAAGACATTATTAATAAGTACCGGACTGTACACAAGAAAGGTGGTGGCATAACCAAAAAGACTTTGATGGAATATGTGGAGGGTCCTTGTGAAGATGATAACTAGTTCAAGAGACTCTTTTTGCTGCTTGCTTTAGACTCGGTATGCGTTGACATATTTTCTACCTAGATCGACTTAAGAGACCGCCTGTTGATTGGGGTGTGTTTCCGAGAATGAGGGTATGGACAATAGAAGAGATGAACAAGGCACATAATCTGGATCGTCTTCCATCCCGGGATTATGGGTGTGTAGAGGTAAGTAATATTCATTGAAATGTCTAGTTATTCGTAACGTACTTATAATATTTATCttgtattaaaatatttataatgTATGTGCATAGTGTGTTGATGTCGCTTATGGCCATACCCATCCAATGATGAAGGATATTATGCCCGGGAAGAGAATAACCTCGACTGAGGTTGATAAGGTGATTTTATGGAGTTTATTGAATTTATTATTAATAACTGCTAACTTTATATTTACAATAAGTAGATTCTCAAACTTTCCCCAAGTGTGATACCAAATGAAGTGTGAACTCAAACTTTACTAAGTGTGATACTATATAAACATATATGACagtatattattgtttttgacAGTATATACACCTATGTGACTGTATTTAACTAATATGACAAAATTTGTACTATTGTGACAGTATACATCTACATTGTGACAGTATACATCTACTATTTGACAGAATATGGCAAAGTTGAAAATTTGTTGGTGTTGTAATGTAATTATGTAGCTGAAAATTCCCATGAGACTGAGGTGGTGGTCATTGTCTTGTATAATTAAAACATGCCAAGAACTCTGCTGTACTTGTTTGTTTTAAAACATGCTAAAACTTAGTCATTTTGTTACATTATGGAACTTTACACGTATAGTAGACTGCTTGTTTTAAAGACCTTATCTTGATTCATTAATCTTATATTTGATACATATCTATTTTGACAGTATATAATTCATATATGACAGTATATAAATTCATTTTTGATAGTATATATGACAGTATATAAATTCATTTTTGACAGTATATAATTCATATATGACAGTATATAATTCATATATGACAGTATATAAATTCATTTTTGATAGTATATATGACATTATATAAATTCATTTTTGACAGTATATAATTCATATATGACAATAAATTTttggattaaatttaaatttgaagatgCACCTTGATGTTTTGTAGTTAATGAATGCCGTGAAAGCTGCATTGGACACCAATGACGTGGATGAGTATGACGTTTCTGTTTTGATAAATGTCACGGGCAAAAATAAACGAAGACGTGGTGGGTCATCAAAATCCATTCCACAAAAGGTCAAAGGAAAGTCCAAAGCACAAGGTACAGTCCTGTTATTTGGTATGTTTGTTCATATTTTTTTGCACAGTACAATAAACTAACTGATGTACAACAACCACTAGCAGAACCTGATATACCATATGAGAGAATAAGTGTTATTGAGAAGTCAATATCGATGAACCAGTACACCAGGAAGAATAGAAGGACAAAGAATTCTGAAGATGCACTACACCTTGATGAGCCACTGCACCTTGAAGAATCAAGTCAGATTGGGACAAATAAATCTGGAGTGGCACTAAATGAGACCGAGCCGAACCAATCTGATGACGCACTGCACCTTGATCCAGGTAAACCACACTACATGGTGCActaccaacaccaacaccaacaccaatACTACCAATACTCAACGGTGCATTTCCATCACTACTTGGTGTGTTAGACACTAAGGGTGCAGAACTTTGTTGTGTACTGAAAATTTGAGTGTCATCATCCATGACAAGATTATCCAAACCAGTAACTTGTTATCCATCCTTGTTCATTGATCTGGTGCATTCTCCCTTATTCACCGACTGAGGAGTATGTTCCTGGTTTTCTCCTTCATTTTCTTGGCCGTTCTTCTTATTCTGAGCATTCACTATGATATTTTTATCAAGCTGGATTTCCAACTGATCTAAAGTTGCATTTGCAATTTCACATATTCGGGCAGGGTGGCAGCCTTCAAGCAAATGGACTCGAACTTGACCAAAAGGGTGTCAAACCGCAATACTTCTTCAGTTTTGCTTAGGTCATGGTAAGCCACTTTGACACGGGTATGCGGCCTATGAATATCCTTGCGCCAACGCCTAAGTATCATCCACTCCGgtactgtaacaccccgacaattccctttttctaaaataaccctttttataaatataactatagagaattatcaaagtattatcgcccgtgtgaaaacgtaacggcttattcagaattttgcagcggaaaacataaaactaacttttaggtttataaataattaattacatattaaatccaaaaaccaattaacgaaaataaggaaatataaatagtatgacaagtttcaagtctaaattaacaaaccaagtcacttagaaaaacaaaaataaatacaagttctctaatcccgatcccaatgatgcatcatcttcacaCCTGTAGaagggcaacgcttattgatccttagagactgctcaccaaaatgggtcatcacaggatcaataaggcatagccatgatcaacacacacaaacaaagcacgtaatcagcaacgctgagtactacatactaaaacaataacaatcctaacatgatactattaaacgaacaatcctaacatgatactaatgaacataaataaggacagacaaaacatgataatttgacgaccatacttgactagactaggctagacttataacaataatattattttagttgaaatagacaatggaccgagttgtccgtccaacagtcttcactaaggaagacgaggtacgggcgcgactccgtaacctcactgacctgcgatatcgaggaacgtttgaataaaagtagaacacggtgatcaatccgggcccagaaaaggccatgggctaccaccatgaaccccaactcctgtttgttcgtcactttagacgtgcacagtctaaagctattgctactcagtttcactttacatgatttacaaattgagactctgttatgactcaacaatcacataaggcatacaatccacatttgttcacaactgtttttatcttggaattaagtaagtgatcataaaggcatcaatcaagactcattccaatttatccaacctttcctttaaccatgatcaacccctgtatatggggaagtttcaacttactaaacgtaacaaggtccaccgccctcataaagtagtgaaaagataaaAAGGAACAACGATCGATCGAttcaaaccaacatatatagaataatctagtgttagtgttcccaaccaacatgtttgtatcaatcatccatactaacatgttataattctcataatgcaatctaggttcaatatgtccatccaacagtattaaacatgcaatttcaacctgaccaagttcatcaataatatcaacataaccaagttcatcaacaatctcaacataaccaagttcatcaacaatttcaacatggtttcaacaaatagcacgcattccaagcacacaagtatgtacgtaccttgtgtaaacaaactgcaagaccactttaataattcaaaagtcgcctacagagaattctccacctaacaacaaccaatatagactcatatcaattcacattgaattttcagcaacattagggtgcttcaaacctttcctaaacttaattaaaacattccCCAATGTCAATACTTAGCTATTAAACCTCCTAGCATAGTGGTTACTACGCTAATGATCACCGATTATTATAACTTCAATAAACATGCCCTttataaatttccagcaatataaggtGATttaaaactactccaaaacataattcacatgtttcaaatcataaaaacaataactttaataattcataaacatcctaccatgatttaaaatcatcaaaaaccttaaaattcatactttaaataattaaaaatcaatattccaattcatttatataatctgaaaattaatagtttaattatgcaaacatatgattcttgaaattcataatcaaatcataaaacttataatttaaattcaagaaacataattaaattattaaaacgtaattaaattcattaattagtttaggggttaaggaaataaccaaaagtgagTGAGAGAAGGATGATGGCCGGCGGTCAGGGACGGCGGCAGCTGGGAAGACGGTCGGCTGGCAAGGTGGTCGACGGCTGGTGTCAACCATGTTGGTTGCGGTGGTGTGTGAAAGAACAACGAATAAAGAGGAGGAAGAACGTTGCGCGGCAGCGACGGCTGAAGCGCGGCGCAGCAAGGCGGCGCGCACGGGGTAGACGCAGCAACAACAACCAGGTGGTGGCGGTGGTTGCGTGCACTGGTGGTGGTTGAGCAAAACAGAAACTGTGATTaagggaagaagaaaaaaaatgaaagaaagTAAAAACGAGAGGGAGGAGGAGGAATTAGGAGTTACCGGACGGAAGAGGAGGCCGGCGGTGTCTGGCGGTTGTAGGTGGCTGGCGGCTGGCGGCTGGCGGCGTGAGTAGCCGCAGCAAGCCAGCAACGTGAAGCAGAGGAGGGGAGCCTGGTTCACGTGAAAGTGAAGGACAAGGGgagggttttgatttttttgatttcaCGTGAAGTAGGATTAGAAAAGGGAGTTTTGGGTTTTTTATTATTTGGGCTTtgccaattgggctagaattgggatttagttttaggatttcaatccaaaatcgattaggatCATTACCTAAATTCAAtcgttttcgtaattcgatttcttttcaacataaaattctaaaattattttaatttcataaatcgttgaaatatttaaaaattataaaaataaatattcgctaattacatttttatttctaaaattcgtaatttctatttaaatataattaactatacgttaaaatatattaaaaagatttataaaattacgggggattacaggtACCTCGGTGATTTTCTCTCTGTCAAAAACATTAATCACATGCCTACAAATAATTCCATGGGCTTCAAACAACTTGAAATCACAACAAGCTTGTTTGGTCTCGATATTCAATCGCACTGTGTATGTTCTCCTCTTATCGGTTACAATCTCCTTCCTAATTTCCTTTATGTAAATCCATACCCTGTCTTCCAAATGGTGTTCCATTTCAATTTCTGACAACTCATCTATTCTAAGCCATTGGATATATAATACTCTCATGCATTGAACTTGAACCTCCAAAAACTTCGCATCTGTGTACAACTTTCGAAATACTCTTTCTGCTGGAAAACCAGTTACCAGATTCCTAACATTAATGGATGTGTCGGCATCAGCTTGTTTCTCAGTATTAACTATGTGTTCCATAGCATCAATGTAGCTCTCTGCAAACTGCTACAAACGGGTGTCCCTTTTCACATACTTATCAAAAAAGTTGTTGATACTCTCAGAACGTTGTGTGGTCTTCATTCCAGCCCAAAACAAGTGTTTCATGTATGTTGGGACCCACATGTGTCTCTGGTCGTACAAGCCTCCAgttaaacaaaatattcaaactccaaaaagattttaattaaactcCAAAAATATATAAAGCAATACCTTATGACAGTAATGATACAGAAGTGACAATATTTATAAATGTATGACAGTATTTATAATGAAGTCAACAGTAGATGAAAGTTTTTTGATGGAAGTATTTTGACAACACAGTGACAGTATTTATAATGAAGTCAACAATAGTATACAAATAACAGATTAGATGGAAGTATTTTGACAACACAGTGAACACTGCTTATGATTACATAACTGTAAACACCATCTACCTAAATAATATTAGAGACTCATAAGTGTTTAGCACAGAATAACCAACTTACTATCTTTACCATTTAAAACATGAAATAAAATGCACCTTTAAATGAGATAAAAGGATGACAGACGTACCACTTAACCAATCGTCTTCACCAAGTCCATATAACTCTATAGAAGAAGTCCAATTCACCTCAAACTCTGCTTCTGTTAAACAATCATAAATCACGTTATGTAACACAACTTTGAACTCCGAATATTTTGCATAGTTGCCCAACTTTTTGCCAAATTTTTGAAGTATGTGCCACAAGCACCATCGATGCTTAGTGGTTGGCATAGGCATAGCTATTTCAAGAGCCGCCCTCATTGCTGCACATTGATCAGTCAAAAAACTAATAGGAGCTTTGCCCCCCATACAATGGAGCCAAGTTTTGAACAACCACAAATGTTTCAGTGTCTTCATGAGACACTAGTGCACAACCAAGCAAAATAGTCTGCCCATGATGATTGACTCCCACAAAATTAGAAAATGGAAGCTCATAATTGTTTGTGACATATGTGGAGTCAAAACATACTACATCCCCAAAGTCTTGGTAGGCTACTCTACTCCTTGCATCAACCCACATAACATCAGTCAAGCGATTCTTAGAATTTAATCTATAACGATGGAAAAAATTCTGGTTTCCGGCAGTCATCTTATCGAAATAATCAAACATGGCTTTCGCATCCCCACCTCTCATCTTGAGCCTCTTTTCCTTCGCCACTATGTTCCTCAAGTCCTTCACACTTATAGACATATTTTCTACACCATTTCTCTCTTTAGCTAAGCTCCTGTGAATGTTACTGATCTTGGAACCACCACCAACACCATTGAATAACCTCCTCCTCACAATAGAAGTAATACTATCTCTCCTATACATTGAGATATATCGAGACTTAAGGGGCGTTGGCTTGTGATTCAAGTGTTCAACAACTGCTTTCCTTACTTCCCAAGTTCCAAAAGTGTCTGCCACCGCATACATATGAACAGGGCATCCACACTTTTTTGACTTACTAGTCCTCTTGTCAAGGACACCAGGGGCGGTAATCATCGCCCCCTTAGCTTTCCCCCTTCGTCCGGAATCGTAAATCTGGTTCGCCTCCACATTCACACTTCCAAACATAGCTCCTCAAGGTCCTCTTCTCACCAGCTTTGCGACTGTAATTACCATAAGCACGAACAACCCCAAAACCACATTGCTTTCCGTATTTCCTAAAATGTTCATCAGCCCTATCCCATGATGAAAAGGTCATACCAACTACAGGGGTAGCCAGAACTTCCTCTTCCACTACACCCTTGCCCTCACAATTCAAAATTTTCTCCGATGGTGTACGACATAAACTTTCATCTCCTAAGTTTCCCACTTCATCAAAGTTCCCCAATTCTGCATCCCCACACGGTACTAGAATGTCATCGTCATTAGCATCCAACCAGTCAGATACAACCTACCAAATTATACATTCCCAAAATATTTCAACATCATCatcaatgacagtatttataaACCAATGACACTAGTTTTCCACCAATATGACAGATATTCTAAATccaaaaatcttatttttaacATAAATCAGCTGTCAAATAAACACCAACATAATTCTAAAGGAACACATCCGGAATCCTAAATTAACAACATAATTCTAAAGGAACACATCCAGAATACCCAAGGTACCAAATAATAATTGGGCAgaatttaatacaacaatgacataacATAAATAGCATATGACAGTATATCAAAGTAAGATGAAGGGGTATACATACGTAGTCAAATTCAGAAATTGTTCTTAACTAGGTATACATATTGTTCTTAACTAGGTAAGAATTGAATTACTTTTACACATGAATGTGTTGAAAATCAGAAATGTACAAGAAATGTACATGAAATTGTTGAAATTGAGAAATGTACAAGAATTCTTACCTCTTCTCCGTTctcatcttcttcaccatctgaGCTTGAGCTTGAGCTTGAGCATAAATTAGAaatttcctccatttttttggTATTAAACCCTAACCTTTCAATTTCAGAACAATCAATTGTAGTTCTTTGTTGCGAGATTGCTTTATTGTTGATGCTCATCAAAGGAGGAGCTTCTTCCCGCCATTTTCTTCCTCTACCTCTTGCTCCCTTTTCTTTGCTGCGACCTTTTTGTTGTTTTCCAATGAACGGAGCTCAGGGGAAGTGAAATTTACCCCAATTCATTAAAAGTGGGCCagcaattataatttattttatttccctttttttttgccTGGGTATGGAGCCAAAACATCGTTGGTAACCAGCGGCACAATTACCCCATACCCGGGGTAAAAGGGTAATTTCATctcatgagttgaaaagtcaaacaaagtatTACATATGGGCAACAATGACAGTAAttagtacaacaatgacagtattttaatgcaacaatgacagtatttatgtAAACGATGACATtacttatataacacttgtatacatacttttacccattcatttaatatgcaacacttttatccattcatttaagtggtatctttactttttatatttcattacagttgtatacataatttcctttttttgggtgattgtgacagtattttaatacaacaatgacagtatataaacaacaatgacaatacttatattagaaatgacagtatataacaagttatcaacacttttacacatttatttaaaGGTTGGccatattttcaattttttttattttttaaagtggGTATGGGGTCCTTATTTCGCTGGTTACCAGTGATGTAGACAACCTCATCTTCCATCTATCACCTTCAATTTCTCCCCGCCCCCCTTTTTTACATCTTCAAGCTTAACCATAACATCAAGTATATATCTTTTTTGTTGATTCGTCTAGTGATTCTATGGGCGGCGTTAGAGGCGGTGTGTTTGGTGACGTTTGAGGTGGTGGGTTTAGTGGCGTTTAGATGTGATCGATTTTGGAAATTTTTCATCCTATTTGACCAGTTCTAGTACCAGTTCAGATATTTAAGAGGCAGTTTGCCCGGTTCACAAGACATAAGCTCGCAGGGATGAACCAAGTAATATATTAACTGGTATCTAGGGATCAACCAAGTAATATATTTGTAATATGTTAACTCGACTCAATCATATGAAACTACAATAAATATTAATGGACAAAGGGTCGAACTCTCCAAAATCAAGTGTTTTCCGGTAGTAACTATAAACCTGCACTCGCTAGTGTTCCGGGTATGAAACAATGAGCTACTATCCGAAGGCCCTTTTATAGTGGTGGAAAGGTCTAGCTTAGTTTTGAACGTCGTTGTCCTAGAATACATGCAGACAAGTGAATTAACTAGTCTCGGGGGTGTTCCGATGAAAGCCTCTCTGATGCCTAATTAAGTACTAGGTTCGAGAGTAGAGAAATCTCTCTAGGTTAAAGTGTGTGTAAAGGCAATAAATGAACGTACCTTGGTATGTGCACTAGAGcgacatatttatagtgttcGTGCATTAAATGCGGCTGGGCTTTACTACAAATGTGTCGTGGGCCGCTTTTAAGAGGTGCAAAGCCTTGAAAGGGAAGGTTGCCTTAGGTTGTATTAGCCAAGTGGGCTTTTGAGAAATAGGCCCAATTGCGTACCAATTGAGCACCAAAAAAACATGTCCCTCAAACCCATTTCATAGGATTTAATGAATGGGTATTCGAATGCAACTTGGCGGTTTTGTAGCCCAAAAGCCCTGCTTTTTTGCTGATTGCTTTTTGAATTTCGAATGCATTTATGACACGTAATTGACACGTGTCTATCGGTTGTTTTGATCAACCCTTCAACTTTGAATGATCGTACGATGTGTATTTGAATGGAAGTTGAATCATCAGGGTTGGATCCATTATAAGTACAAggatgtagacacctaaatcgtgtgtcccctaatgggatgatgatgtaactattatccttgctaggtggttggtacaactccgtgcGAAAGTCCCAATATAATTGCAaaaatgtattccaaaatccaaaatccaaaatccaaagtccaattcccgagcccgttcccattacggaactcggtaaaaaaattcaatttccaaaaatcgatttcaaaatccaaacacaatctcacgcaatggacctctccattggtcttacaaggccttttccagttaaaatgacattaagcaatccaaaatcgggcgtcgacccacaaaaccgagcatgccgggccccatcccgtaaaaccgagttcaaacacgaaatcaaaattaaaaaacggcttgtttttagacgcaaatcaagCCTTAATCCCTAAGCAAATACTACGTGCCAAAGTCGTACAAACCGTACCAAGGTACATCTGTAACAccataataattccttgcttttatgaaatcattttccaacttaaaataaaggaattactaaagtattaccgccaccgtgataacggttaagactattatcagaattacgcagcggaaattaatgtcaactaacttttaaaaacataattaatgtaatattgaggcctcctacaatttggaaccataatggcccaaaaaccaaagtataaatagttttaaatacgaaaacataattaaagtataattaaatagttcaaaatacgaaaacatgcaactctctcgatcatcccaagccacatgattccgatctaccaacctgctattttattctactccacatcaatgcaagtgcaaatgatagatcatcatagggtcattaaggcaaaggccatgaccaaaacacacaaagcacgtagtcagcaaaagctgagtacttacaagaatagagtgaatgaaactaaaacatgcatcactcactaagtactaatcaacatgcaaaagccatataataataaacaatcaatcatgaacacaagactcgactcttgactcacaattcaattagaataagcttcgaacgggccaaaagaaagttccataaaggaaaaagtgatgggagccaaccatacaccaaataataaataataaattcgggccatatcgagtgtcgggccataccgactgaattcctgcgcataatataaatgaaacaacgtcttgtatcattagtaggagtacgagctttccggcaaga encodes:
- the LOC110790522 gene encoding protein FAR-RED IMPAIRED RESPONSE 1-like, yielding MITAPGVLDKRTSKSKKCGCPVHMYAVADTFGTWEVRKAVVEHLNHKPTPLKSRYISMYRRDSITSIVRRRLFNGVGGGSKISNIHRSLAKERNGVENMSISVKDLRNIVAKEKRLKMRGGDAKAMFDYFDKMTAGNQNFFHRYRLNSKNRLTDVMWVDARSRVAYQDFGDVVCFDSTYVTNNYELPFSNFVGVNHHGQTILLGCALVSHEDTETFVVVQNLAPLYGGQSSY